TCGGCAAGCAGATTTTTCCTGTTTTCATGAAGCTGGCGAATCCTTTCAGACATTTGATTGAAATTTGCTGCAAGCCTTCCGATTTCATCGCCGGATTTTACATCAACGGAGTAACCGAATTTTCCACTTGCCAATTTTTGGGACGCATCTATGAGTTTATTTATTGGATTTGTTATGTTGCGGGATATTGGAAATGCCGAGAGGGCAATTATGAGAATGCATAGAAAGAGCATTATCCAAAGAAAAGCCCTTCTTTCCTTCGGATAGAAAATTTTGTGTTTGCTTTGAAGTAAATAGATATTGTTGTCCCTGTCTCTTATCAATGTGTTGAAAAGCATTTCACCATTTCCTGTGCGCAGGTATTTTCTCGTTGCGCCTTCTTTCTCTGTGTCCTTGACTATTTCATCCAATTCTTTGTTTGAGAAAATATTTATATTCTCATTGTCGTAATAAGCTGAAAAAAGTGTCTTTCTGTCTTTCAATCTCAATAATCTGATGTCAGATTCTGTTTTGTTGGAGAAGTCTTCTATCATATTTTTGATTTCTTCGTTATTTTCTACGGCAGATAGATTTTTCATTTTTTCTTCCACAATGCGCCCCATAAATTTTATTTCTCGTGTAATCTCTCTGCTGTAGATTGAGGGTTCGTCAATTACATTTCGTATCAATGCGGTAAAAGCGAATATGATGATGGATATGGCAATTATGAATCCAAAAATTGTCAGGACGATCTTGCTATAAATGCTTTTTATTTTAAACATCGTCAGGATCGAATTTATATCCAACGCCCCAAACGGTTTTTATATATTTTGGATGCTTTGGGTCGTCTTCTATTTTCTGCCTGAGGTGGCTTATATGCGAATCGATTGAACGGTCATAGGGAGAATTATCTTTCCCTTTTTCGAAATCAATCAAGGAATTGCGCGTAAATACTTTCCCCGGATTTTTCATAAAAAGACTAAGCAGATTGTATTCTGTTACTGTGAGTTGAATTTTCTTTTTTCCTTTGGTGATTTCCCTTTTAGGAATATTTACTGAAAATGTGGGATATTTGACGACTTCTGAATGAAAACTGATTTCATTCATCTCCTTAGAACGCCTTATTGCCGCCTTTATTCGTGCAAGGAGTTCTCTCATACTGAATGGCTTAGTAATGTAGTCATCAGCACCTAATTCAAGCCCAACTACTACATCTGTTTCTTCTCCTTTTGCCGTAATCATTATTATTGGCACCATACTCTTTTTTCGTATTTCGCGGCAAACCTCAAGCCCATCCAATTCAGGAAGCATTATATCGAGGAGGATTAGGTCCGGCGGATTTTCATTGAAAAATTCGATTCCTTTTTGGCCATCAGAGGCATGGGTTATGGAGTATTCATCAGCAGGAAGATATTCTTTGAGGTTTCGTACTATTTTAACATCATCTTCTATTATGAGGATATGATTTTTCATTTTTTTATTTCAAATTCTTTGATGGCTGAACAGGCAGCACATTTTACACATCCTGCTTTAACTTCAGTTGATGATAGACCATATTCATCTAAAATTTTAGAAACTTCAACATAAATTTTTTCCTGATATTGAGGAGTGGGAGTGCCAAGATGGTATGTTTCTGTACCTCTTATAGGATGATGAGGGACGATAAAGGGATAGACTCCCATTTGTGCAAGCCATCTACTTCCTTCTATTACAGATTCTGCCGTTTCCCCAAGCCCTATAATGATAAAGGATGTAACTTGATTCTTGCCGAATATTGCCACAGCGCATTTGAGCATTTCTCCAATTTCTTTTAAACTGTGGCAGGATTTTCCGGGAATGTATCTATTTCTTATCTCTTCATCGAAGCTTTCAATATGAATTCCCAGAGTATCTACGCCTGCATCTTTCAATATCTCAAAGGGCTTTTTGTATTCTCCAAATGGATAAACCTGAAGATGAATCGGGATGGAAGACTTTTCTCTAATTTTTTCAACACAACGAGCAAGAAAGGTTGTAAGATGCGAAAAATTTTGAGATGTGCCTGATGTGAGTGTGAGATGCTCGATACCGTCCTCTTTTTCAGCTTTTCTTACTACTTCGGCTAAATCTTCAGGCTTTTTTTCAGCAATAGTAGCGCCATTTTTCAGAGAGAGTTCAATGGCGCAAAATTTACATTTATTACCTTTCCTCCATAATTCACATCGTTGGACAATCGTTGTTGCAAGGCAGTCTTTTCCATGTAAAAGGGCAATTTTTTTATAAGAGATATCATCGCCAGTTTTTTCTTTATAAAATTTTGGGACTGGAGGAAACTTTATTTCGCATATGGCTCTGCCATCTTGCATAAGGGAGAATTTCCCGTTTTGTTTAATAATTTTATATGGGCTTTCTTTACCTGTGTTTTCTGAATATGGCGCATTGATTTGTGTGTCGTTTATTAGAAAAGTTACGCTTCCCGCAGGGCCTGCGCCGCTTGCACGGCCGACCGAAATACCATCGTCAAGTGCAATACCATAA
The sequence above is drawn from the Candidatus Schekmanbacteria bacterium genome and encodes:
- a CDS encoding sensor histidine kinase, encoding MFKIKSIYSKIVLTIFGFIIAISIIIFAFTALIRNVIDEPSIYSREITREIKFMGRIVEEKMKNLSAVENNEEIKNMIEDFSNKTESDIRLLRLKDRKTLFSAYYDNENINIFSNKELDEIVKDTEKEGATRKYLRTGNGEMLFNTLIRDRDNNIYLLQSKHKIFYPKERRAFLWIMLFLCILIIALSAFPISRNITNPINKLIDASQKLASGKFGYSVDVKSGDEIGRLAANFNQMSERIRQLHENRKNLLADISHELRTPLARIQTDAEIIIDKNLSEEKRRDYLNDIIEEIRCMNSLIEDLFNLSKIDLGFEKLNLEDIEFSTLMNELYNQFEASIKRKNIEMEFVDRLNNQKIRADKAKIKQVISNLISNALQHTEEGGKIVITGHIVDGKIEISVKDNGKGIPEEELPKIFNRFYRVDKSRARDSGGSGLGLAICKRIIAFHKGDIRAESKLNEGTTITFTLPL
- a CDS encoding DNA-binding response regulator; translated protein: MKNHILIIEDDVKIVRNLKEYLPADEYSITHASDGQKGIEFFNENPPDLILLDIMLPELDGLEVCREIRKKSMVPIIMITAKGEETDVVVGLELGADDYITKPFSMRELLARIKAAIRRSKEMNEISFHSEVVKYPTFSVNIPKREITKGKKKIQLTVTEYNLLSLFMKNPGKVFTRNSLIDFEKGKDNSPYDRSIDSHISHLRQKIEDDPKHPKYIKTVWGVGYKFDPDDV
- a CDS encoding MSMEG_0568 family radical SAM protein translates to MDIKKLKVNLQSYGIALDDGISVGRASGAGPAGSVTFLINDTQINAPYSENTGKESPYKIIKQNGKFSLMQDGRAICEIKFPPVPKFYKEKTGDDISYKKIALLHGKDCLATTIVQRCELWRKGNKCKFCAIELSLKNGATIAEKKPEDLAEVVRKAEKEDGIEHLTLTSGTSQNFSHLTTFLARCVEKIREKSSIPIHLQVYPFGEYKKPFEILKDAGVDTLGIHIESFDEEIRNRYIPGKSCHSLKEIGEMLKCAVAIFGKNQVTSFIIIGLGETAESVIEGSRWLAQMGVYPFIVPHHPIRGTETYHLGTPTPQYQEKIYVEVSKILDEYGLSSTEVKAGCVKCAACSAIKEFEIKK